From Chlamydia avium 10DC88:
ATGACACTATGCTTACAGTCCCAGCTCTTCATGGACTTCCTGGAAAATTTTCTGCAACATTTGCTGGAGAAAATGCTACAGATAAAGACCACTGTAGACAACTTTTAAAACAAATGCAGCATTTGGAAAGTATTGTAGATCGTTCCGCTTACTTCGAATGTTGTATTGTTTTAGTATCCCCTGAAGGACAATTTTTTTAAAGCTCGAGGAATTTGCGAAGGATATATAGGCCACCAGGAAAAAGGTTCTTCAGGATTTGGTTATGATTCACTATTTCTAAAATATGATTACAAACAAACATTTGCTGAATTATCTGAAGAAGTAAAAAACCAAGTGTCACATAGAGCTAAGGCTTTGCAGAAACTTACACCTTACTTAGAAGATTTACTTAAATCTTCTTTAGTCTTTAGGAGTTAAAGTTTGCAATGAATGTTCTAGGCAACCTCGGATTTCTCGCATTTCTGTAAGCAAAGCTTCAGCTCGTAGAAAATCAGCTTCTAGTCGTGCTGCTGCTGGCATGCCTTCGCTTTTTTGAAGTTTTTGTGTGGCTGTGGGCATTTCTAAACTTACTGTTGACTTTGCTGTCAATTTATGAGTTTTACTAAAAGATACTGTTTGAATACCTTCGTTCATGGGAGCTTCCAGTTAATCATGGGCTTATTTAGCTTTTTAAGCAGGTAGTTAATTTTTGAAAAGTGTGAACACCCGAAAAAACCACGATGTGCAGATAAAGGAGAAGGATGAGGAGCAGCTAAAACAGCATGTTTATGAGAAGAATGAAATAATAGATCACATTTTTTCCTTGCTGCATTTCCCCATAAAACAAAAATAATATGAGAGCGATTTTCAATAAGTTTCTTAATAATGACATCCGTAAAACACTCCCATCCACGACCTGCATGAGAAAAAGGAGCTCCTGCTCGCACTGTTAATACAGTGTTTAACAATAAGACTCCTTGGTCTGCCCAAGCTTGCAAGCATCCCGTAGTATTTTTAATCCCTAAATCAGTATGTAGTTCGTGAAAAATATTGATAAGTGAAGGTGGGAGCCGGACTCCTGTAGGAACGCTAAAGCTGAGTCCATGAGCCTGTCCCTGACCAGGATAAGGATCTTGTCCAAGAATCACGACTCTCACCGAGTCAAACGGCGTGCTTTTCAAAGCATTAAAAATATTCTTTTTATCAGGATATATAGTAGTTTGAGAATATTCTAATAACAAAAACTCTCTAAGTTGATGCATGTAAGGTTGAAACCAAGTATCTTCAAGCTGTTCTTGCCAAGACACTGGAAGCTGGTTTATAGTAAATGCGTTTTGCATGAACTGCCCACGTTTTATTATTTGAAAATAACATATAGTATCTTCCCATAAGGATTTAGTTGCGATCCTAATCTTTATAGGAAAAAGCGAATAATCCCCGGATATCCTATGTTGACCTTAGAATTGAACCAGGCTCAAAGTGATGCTGTTACTTCACCTCTGAGTCCAATCCTTGTCTTAGCAGGAGCTGGAGCAGGGAAAACTCGTGTTGTTACCTATCGTATTCTTCACCTTATTAATGAAGGCATCTCCCCAAAAGAGATTCTTGCTGTTACCTTTACAAATAAAGCAGCCACAGAATTGAAAGAACGCATTGCGCACCTATGTCCAAAAATACAAGGCGAAGACTCTCCTATGGTATGTACTTTTCACAGCTTAGGAGTGTTTATCTTGCGTCGGTCTATCCATCTACTCAATAGAAACAACAATTTCATTATTTATGATCAAGCAGATGCGGATAAGTTACTCAAGCAGTGTTTACAAAAAATGAATATGAACAAAACATTGAGTAACCAAGCACAACATTTAATTTCTCAAGCAAAACATCGTTTGCTCTTACCAGAAGATTTAAATCCCGAAGACTATGTTAATCCTATCATACCTATTTACAAAGAATATCAACAACGTTTGCAAGAAGCTAATGCTGTTGATTTTGACGATCTTCTTTTTCTATCTGTAAAACTATTTCAAGATTGTCCAGAAGCAAGCAAAGAATATAGTGAATTATGGAAAGCTTTGCTTATTGATGAATATCAAGATACCAATCATGCACAATATGTAATGGCTCAAACAATAGCAAGAAAACATCAGAATATCTTTGCTGTAGGAGATCCTGATCAATCTATTTACTCTTGGCGCGGAGCAAATATTCATAATATTTTAAATTTTGAGAAAGATTATCCTCAAGCGCGTATTCTAAGACTAGAGGATAACTATCGTAGTTTTGGGAATATCTTGCATGCTGCAAATACACTTATTCAAAACAACACGTCGAGATTCAAAAAAGAACTTCGTAGTGTAAAAGGACCTGGAGAAAAAATTCGTGTCTTTTTTGGGAAAACAGATAGAGATGAAGCAGAATTTGTTGTTAATGAAATTTCCCGTTTGCATAGACAATCTCATATTCCTTTAAAGGATATTTGCATTTTCTATCGTACGAATAGCCAATCGCGTACTTTTGAAGACGCTTTACTACGTCGCCGTATTCCCTATGAAATTCTTGGGGGCATTTCTTTTTATAAACGTAAAGAAATTCAAGACATTCTTTCCTTCCTTAGAATGTTGGTTACACCATGCGATGTTATTGCTTTTGAAAGAACTATCAATTTGCCTAAACGAGGTCTCGGCCCCACAACAATATCTTCATTAATGGATTATGCTTTAAGTAATAATCTCCCCATATTAGAAGCATGTAGACTTGCTTTAGAAACTCAAAGTGTTAAGCTCTCTAAAAAACAGCACGAAGGTTTAAGACAATATTTATATATTTTTAAACTATTAGAAAATGCTCGGTTGACTCTCTCTCTAAGTGAGTTCGTCATTTCTACTATACGCATCACAGAATATCTTCATATTTTAAAGAAAGAAGATCCAGATACGTATGAGGATAGAAAAAGCAATCTTGATGAGCTAGCTTCAAAAACCTTTGAATGGGAGCAAAATCCTGATGCTTCTTTAGAAACCTTTCTGGATGACTTAGCTTTAAAAAGCTCTACTGAAGAAACAAAATTAACTACAGATCGTGTTAACTTGATGACAATCCATAATGGTAAAGGACTTGAATTCCGTATTGCCTTTATTGTGGGCCTAGAAGAAAAGCTTTTCCCTCACGCTAATTCAAATGAAACCTATGAAAATCTTGAAGAAGAACGTCGCTTATGTTACGTAGGAATTACTCGGGCTCAGGATCTTCTTTATCTAACTGCAGCACAAACACGTTTTCTTTGGAGCACAGTTCGTATAATGAAACCTAGCCGATTTCTAAAAGAAATTCCTAAAGAATGTTGGGTACAAGTACATTAAGTAAGTATGTTTCGTCCAGAACAAAAACTTTCTTTAAAATACCTACCCTCGCTACGTATGCAACAAGGGTTGCATATGTTGCAATTCCCTATTACGGAGCTATCTTCTTACTTGTTGCAACAAATTATTCATAACCCTTGTTTTGATCTTTCCTCTTTAGAGGAAGAGGAATGGTCTCCTTGTTTGTCTCTACCTTCCATAGAAGTATCGCAACCTGAATCTCTTCTATCCTATCTTTATACTCAAATACAACATACTTTCGATAATCCACAAGACGTTCGGATAGCTCAACACATTATAGGAAATCTATCTGAGCAAGGTTTATTGTCCATCCCTATTCAAGAACTGGCATTACAACTAGAAGTGCCAGTAGAAGAGATTGCCCAAATACAAATCAAAATCCAGCATTTTCATCCTCTAGGCATAGCTTCGTCATCCCTACAAGATTACTGGTTATTCCTTTTGAAACATTCCTCTCATACACTAGCCTATACTCTTATCAAGGACCACTACAATGCATTAAGGAATTGTGATTTCTCCTCTATAGCTAAAAAACTTCGCTGTTCTCCCAATCATCTTCTTAAATCCTTAAAAGATGCATTAACATCTATCCCTTGGTCTCCTGCTGCAGGTTATACCTCGCCTCGATCTTGTCCTCAGCCTTCTCTTCCTGATATTTATCTTAAATATGAAGTTGGCATTTGGGAGATTCACATTAACTCTCGAGGTCTGCCACCAATTAGAATTGACTCCCATGTTTTACATATTTACGAACAACTACCGGAACAAGAAAAAAAGAATCTAAAACACCAAATTCTTTCTGCAAAATGGTTGATCAAAAATTTAAAAAAACGAGAACAATTATTATTTGCTATTGTTGAGAAAATGCTTCCTTATCAAGAGAGTTTTCTTCTTGGGAAGTCTTCTGCTCCTCAAGCTCTTTCTGTAAAATTCCTAGCGGAAGAGCTACCTTATCACCAATCTACTTTATTCCGTGCTATAGAAAACAAAACTATTGCTACACCCAAAGGAATCTTCCCTTTAAAGTATTTATTTCCTCGACCTATTCATAATAGCACACAATCTAAAGAAACAATTTTACGCTGGATTCATCAGTGGATCTCATCGGAAACTTCTCCTCTATCTGATGCCGATATTAGCAAAAGAATCTCAGAACAAGGTATTCCTTGTGCCCGACGTACAGTAGCTAAATACCGCGCTCAATTGAATATCCTGCCTGCGCACAAACGCCATAGATATGTAAAGCGGTTTTACAGCAAAACTTAAGCAAAATAAGCAATATAGATCTGTTGCCAACGTACACTTTTTAATTTTTGTTCTCTGGCATATTTTTCAAGAACAGGAATGGGCTGTGTTGCAAACATACGAATTTCAGCATCAGTAAGTCTCAACAAAACCCATAAGGGAGGGATACCTAACATCTTACGAATTTTTTTCTTAGCACGATAGAAGTAACGCTGAACAATACATAGTCGTGTACCAAAATATACAGGAGCCGCAAGAAGACAGGCGAATCCTAATAAAGGAGCCCAGAAAGTAATTCCCAAACCTAAAAGAACAAAAAAGAATAAACAATAACTTTCCCCCGGGGAACGAAATAAAGGGCCTAGAAATCTCCTCCAAATAAAAGTAGATGTTTGGTAAGCTAAAACTTCTTCAAACATAGGCTCATAGAATTTCACGCGTGCAGCATGAACAGCTTCATGTGCGAGAATTTCTTCCTTAGAATATATACAAAACCATCGAACAGCCTTACGTAAATGCTTGCGAAGCTGTATCGTAACTCGATTATTTGCTATCCATGTGCATCCTGCTTCCCAAACATCCATGCCTTCATCCGAATAGATAACTTCTAGATGCGTGGGATTGATATCAAACATATCTTGAAGTCTAGAAGGAAACGGAGTGGGTTGCTCTGGAGCATTGTCAAAAATTTCCTCAACACGATACAAAAAAGGAGGCTTTAATTCTTCAGGACCTGCGATAATCCCTTGTTTATTCAAACTGAGCAAGTCATCATCTAAAGATTTAGGAGGAATTAAAAATTCTAACTTCTTCACATTTCAACCATTTTTTATCTAGATAAATCGTGCAATAAACTTAAAAATACTTGACGAAGTTTCTCTTTTATATAGGATTTCTAGGACTAATATTCCCTAATTATTACATTATTCCCTTGAAAAGAATCTACCTCTAAATAACCATAGGGCATACTAGGACTTACGAAATCTTTAATTTGAAAAATTGAATGGCGTGCTTTAAGTTATGTATTCATGACAAATCCTAGTAAAACAAGAGAATAATTTCTCTTTCTAGATTTGGGAAGTTCTCCTTTATTAATTTAAGAGAATTACTTCTAAAAATTCTTCTTTCCCGTTCTTGTAACGACGAAGTAAGTAATTTTGGTAGAAAACTTGCAATAAATAGCAATTGGCTGCATGAGAATTGTTTTAGGTAGGAACAAAAACAATAAAAAAGGAGAGGCGTTTTTTCTCCGAGCTCAAGCACGGAGTTCGCCATTGAGTTAATGAAAAAGTCCTTAATCATAGTGGAATCCCCAGCTAAAATTAAAACTTTACAAAAGCTCTTAGGAAAAGGTTTTGTTTTTGCTTCATCGTTAGGACATGTCGTTGATCTTCCTGCTAAAGAATTTGGTATCGACATAGATCATGATTTTGAACCTATTTATCGTGTTCTTCCTGAAAAACAAGAAGTGATTAACCATATTTGCAAGTTAGCAAAAAGTTGTGACGTTGTTTACTTATCTCCTGATCCTGATAGAGAAGGAGAAGCTATCGCTTGGCATATTGCTCAACAACTTCCTGAAAATATAAAAACACAACGAATTGCTTTTAATGCAATCACCAAAAGTGCTGTTACTGAAGCCTTAAAACATCCTAGACCTATTGATATGGCTTTAGTTAATGCTCAACAAGCACGGCGCTTATTAGACCGCATTGTAGGTTATAAAATTTCCCCTATCTTAAGCCGTAAACTTCAACAACGATCGGGAATATCTGCGGGACGCGTACAATCCGTAGCATTAAAACTTGTTGTGGACAGAGAAAAAGCCATAGAAGCTTTTATTCCTACTGAATACTGGAATATTCGTGTTCTTCTTCAAGATCCACAAACATCAAAAACCTTTTGGGCACATTTGTACTCTGCAGATGGGAAAAAATGGGAAAAAGAACTTCCTAAGGGAAAAACAACCGAAGACATTCTATTAATTAATTCTGAAACTACAGCACAACAGTATATTCAACAACTAGAAAACACTTCATACCGTGTGACACGTGTAGAAGCAAAAGAAAAACGTCGTCATGCATCTCCTCCATTTATCACATCCACATTACAACAAGAAGCAAGTCGACATTTTAGATTTTCTTCATCTAAAACCATGTCTATTGCTCAAACTTTATATGAAGGTGTAGAACTAGGTAATGAAGACGTAACAGGATTAATTACTTATATGCGTACTGATTCTACGCGTATTGATCCTGAAGCCTTATCAACAGTCCGAAACTATATTCAAACAACATTTGGTTCCGAATATCTACCTCAGTCCCCCAATCTCTTTGCTACAAAAAAAATGACTCAAGATGCTCATGAAGCCATTCGTCCTACAGATATCCGGTTATCTCCAGATAAGCTACAGGACAAACTATCTGATGAGCAATTTAAATTATATTCTTTGATCTGGAAACGCTTCATTGCCTCGCAAATGAATCCTGCGATTTATGATACTTTGACGTTAACGATTTCCACAAATGTGAGAATCGATTTACGTGCTTCAGGTTCTGTATTAAAGTTTCGCGGTTTTCTAGCTGTATATGAAGAAAAACATGATGATGATCCTGATCAGGAAGATAATCCCTCCCTCCCTCAATTACATGCACAAGATGTCCTAGAAAAAATTCAAGTTACTGCAGAGCAAGCTTTTACCAAGCCCCTCCCTAGATTTACGGAAGCCTCCTTAATTAAAGAGCTAGAAAAATCTGGTATAGGTCGTCCTTCAACCTATGCAACAATTATGAACAAAATTCAGAATCGCGAATATACAATTAAAGAAAATCAGCGCTTACATCCCACTGAATTAGGGAAAATTATTTCTCAATTTCTAGAAACAAATTTTCCTAGAATTATGGATATTGGTTTCACTGCATTCATGGAAGATGAATTAGAACTGATTGCTGATAATAAAAAATCGTGGAAATTGCTTCTCAAAGAGTTTTGGGATCAATTTCTTCCCGTGGTTACAAAAGTAGAAAAAGAAGCGGTTATCCCACGTATCATCACTGATACTCCCTGCTCAGCATGTCATAAAGGAAAACTTGTAAAAATCTGGTCTAAAAACCGCTACTTTTATGGGTGTTCAGAATATCCAGAGTGTGATTTTAAAACATCAGAAGAAGAGCTTACCTTTAACAAAGACGATTATGCTAAAGAAACAGCATGGGATAGTCCCTGTCCTTTATGCGGAGGACCTATGAAAATCCGTCATGGGCGCTTCGGTACTTTTTTAGGATGTTTAAACTATCCTAAATGTCGTGGCACAATTACCCTACATAAAAAAGGAGAGGAAGTCAAAGAAGAAGAAACACCTCATTGTCCTGCTATTGGATGTTCGGGGAAAATCCTAAAGAAACGCTCTCGATATAATAAAACATTTTATTCTTGTTCGGAGTATCCTGACTGTAGTGTTATTGGCAATTCTATAGATGCAGTAATCAATAAATATACTGGAACAGAGAAAACTCCTTACAAAAAGAAAAGCACTAAAAAGAAAGCAACTGAGAAAAATAATAAAACCAAAAATGCCTCGTTAAAGAAAAAAGCTTCTTCAAGTAAGGGCGCATTACTCATGCCCTCTCCAGAACTATCACAAATCCTTGGTAAAGAACCTATAACACGCGGAGAAGCAATTAAAAAGGTTTGGGAATATATTAAGGACTCCCAACTTCAAGATCCTACAAACAAAAAAAGATTAATTCCTGACGATAAATTTCAAAAGATTATTGGCACAGATCCTATCGATATGTTCCAACTACCGAAATTGTTAAATCAACATTTATCTAAAATCGATGGCGAGTCCCCATATCCCTCGTCCGATTCTTCATAAGAATCAATAAGCTGATATACTTCTTTTGAGGTTGTAGCTCGAGATAGTGCGGAACGAAGTAAACGTACATTAAAAGCGCATTTTAAGTAATGCCCACATAGTTTACGTGTTTCTACAAGCAGTTTTTCTTCACTTTGATAATACTCTTCCACCCATCGTAAATGCTGTACAAAGGCATGCTTTCTTTGGTGAAAAGAAATTTTTTGATAAGTGCCTGTATTCAGATAATCCTGTACTTGTTGAGCTATCCAAGGAGAACCCATGGTACCTCGAGCAATAAGAATACCATCGCAATTCGTGGTTTCTAACATAAGCTTAGCTGATTCTGGAGAAAACACATCACCATTCCCAAATACGGGAAACTCCGGGCCTGCAGCAATTTTTGCCCGTTTTATATAACTCCAATTACTTGCACCAACATAACCCTGAGCACGTGTTCTTCCATGTACAAAAACAGCACTAGCACCTGACTCTTTAATAATACGCACAGTCTCTTCGACATTAATATTATGTTCATCCCACCCTGAACGTATTTTTACAGTAACGGGAATAGCTACGGATTCAACAATTTTTTCTATTATTCTTCCTATAAGCTCGGGAGTCTTTAATAAACCGGATCCACTACCATCTTTGGTAATCCTATCTGTAGGGCAACCACAATTCAAATCGATGATATCAAAACCTAAATTTTCTAATACTTTAGCAGCTTCTCCCGCCATCTGAGGACAACTACCACATAATTGCCCTCCTATAGGCCGCATAGCTTCAGAATATGTTAATAACTTTAGTGTTCTCGCGGGGGAATAATGTAGACCTTCGACTTTGACCATTTCACAAAACATCAATGCGGGACTATATATAGATGACATCCTCCTATAGGGATAATCCGAAAATCCTGCTAAAGGTGCGTAAACTATAGGGGAACGAAGACGAAGATTTTTTATATATATTGAAGAAGCCATGAAGCATGAAAAATATGAATAACAATAAACCGTAGGGCTCGTATTACAATAAAAGGAACGGCTTC
This genomic window contains:
- the ung gene encoding uracil-DNA glycosylase, with protein sequence MQNAFTINQLPVSWQEQLEDTWFQPYMHQLREFLLLEYSQTTIYPDKKNIFNALKSTPFDSVRVVILGQDPYPGQGQAHGLSFSVPTGVRLPPSLINIFHELHTDLGIKNTTGCLQAWADQGVLLLNTVLTVRAGAPFSHAGRGWECFTDVIIKKLIENRSHIIFVLWGNAARKKCDLLFHSSHKHAVLAAPHPSPLSAHRGFFGCSHFSKINYLLKKLNKPMINWKLP
- a CDS encoding ATP-dependent helicase, which encodes MLTLELNQAQSDAVTSPLSPILVLAGAGAGKTRVVTYRILHLINEGISPKEILAVTFTNKAATELKERIAHLCPKIQGEDSPMVCTFHSLGVFILRRSIHLLNRNNNFIIYDQADADKLLKQCLQKMNMNKTLSNQAQHLISQAKHRLLLPEDLNPEDYVNPIIPIYKEYQQRLQEANAVDFDDLLFLSVKLFQDCPEASKEYSELWKALLIDEYQDTNHAQYVMAQTIARKHQNIFAVGDPDQSIYSWRGANIHNILNFEKDYPQARILRLEDNYRSFGNILHAANTLIQNNTSRFKKELRSVKGPGEKIRVFFGKTDRDEAEFVVNEISRLHRQSHIPLKDICIFYRTNSQSRTFEDALLRRRIPYEILGGISFYKRKEIQDILSFLRMLVTPCDVIAFERTINLPKRGLGPTTISSLMDYALSNNLPILEACRLALETQSVKLSKKQHEGLRQYLYIFKLLENARLTLSLSEFVISTIRITEYLHILKKEDPDTYEDRKSNLDELASKTFEWEQNPDASLETFLDDLALKSSTEETKLTTDRVNLMTIHNGKGLEFRIAFIVGLEEKLFPHANSNETYENLEEERRLCYVGITRAQDLLYLTAAQTRFLWSTVRIMKPSRFLKEIPKECWVQVH
- the rpoN gene encoding RNA polymerase factor sigma-54; protein product: MFRPEQKLSLKYLPSLRMQQGLHMLQFPITELSSYLLQQIIHNPCFDLSSLEEEEWSPCLSLPSIEVSQPESLLSYLYTQIQHTFDNPQDVRIAQHIIGNLSEQGLLSIPIQELALQLEVPVEEIAQIQIKIQHFHPLGIASSSLQDYWLFLLKHSSHTLAYTLIKDHYNALRNCDFSSIAKKLRCSPNHLLKSLKDALTSIPWSPAAGYTSPRSCPQPSLPDIYLKYEVGIWEIHINSRGLPPIRIDSHVLHIYEQLPEQEKKNLKHQILSAKWLIKNLKKREQLLFAIVEKMLPYQESFLLGKSSAPQALSVKFLAEELPYHQSTLFRAIENKTIATPKGIFPLKYLFPRPIHNSTQSKETILRWIHQWISSETSPLSDADISKRISEQGIPCARRTVAKYRAQLNILPAHKRHRYVKRFYSKT
- the topA gene encoding type I DNA topoisomerase: MKKSLIIVESPAKIKTLQKLLGKGFVFASSLGHVVDLPAKEFGIDIDHDFEPIYRVLPEKQEVINHICKLAKSCDVVYLSPDPDREGEAIAWHIAQQLPENIKTQRIAFNAITKSAVTEALKHPRPIDMALVNAQQARRLLDRIVGYKISPILSRKLQQRSGISAGRVQSVALKLVVDREKAIEAFIPTEYWNIRVLLQDPQTSKTFWAHLYSADGKKWEKELPKGKTTEDILLINSETTAQQYIQQLENTSYRVTRVEAKEKRRHASPPFITSTLQQEASRHFRFSSSKTMSIAQTLYEGVELGNEDVTGLITYMRTDSTRIDPEALSTVRNYIQTTFGSEYLPQSPNLFATKKMTQDAHEAIRPTDIRLSPDKLQDKLSDEQFKLYSLIWKRFIASQMNPAIYDTLTLTISTNVRIDLRASGSVLKFRGFLAVYEEKHDDDPDQEDNPSLPQLHAQDVLEKIQVTAEQAFTKPLPRFTEASLIKELEKSGIGRPSTYATIMNKIQNREYTIKENQRLHPTELGKIISQFLETNFPRIMDIGFTAFMEDELELIADNKKSWKLLLKEFWDQFLPVVTKVEKEAVIPRIITDTPCSACHKGKLVKIWSKNRYFYGCSEYPECDFKTSEEELTFNKDDYAKETAWDSPCPLCGGPMKIRHGRFGTFLGCLNYPKCRGTITLHKKGEEVKEEETPHCPAIGCSGKILKKRSRYNKTFYSCSEYPDCSVIGNSIDAVINKYTGTEKTPYKKKSTKKKATEKNNKTKNASLKKKASSSKGALLMPSPELSQILGKEPITRGEAIKKVWEYIKDSQLQDPTNKKRLIPDDKFQKIIGTDPIDMFQLPKLLNQHLSKIDGESPYPSSDSS
- the dusB gene encoding tRNA dihydrouridine synthase DusB; amino-acid sequence: MASSIYIKNLRLRSPIVYAPLAGFSDYPYRRMSSIYSPALMFCEMVKVEGLHYSPARTLKLLTYSEAMRPIGGQLCGSCPQMAGEAAKVLENLGFDIIDLNCGCPTDRITKDGSGSGLLKTPELIGRIIEKIVESVAIPVTVKIRSGWDEHNINVEETVRIIKESGASAVFVHGRTRAQGYVGASNWSYIKRAKIAAGPEFPVFGNGDVFSPESAKLMLETTNCDGILIARGTMGSPWIAQQVQDYLNTGTYQKISFHQRKHAFVQHLRWVEEYYQSEEKLLVETRKLCGHYLKCAFNVRLLRSALSRATTSKEVYQLIDSYEESDEGYGDSPSILDKC